In a single window of the Limnochorda sp. L945t genome:
- a CDS encoding HD family phosphohydrolase, whose protein sequence is MPAEPGEGHVAPTVSWMHDRRSDLASLWRRLSHLHTGQRLRRLDHPLTVAVVSWAVLVALFVPAVTRPGVRLAPGQVSPVDIEAPRTIENRYQTRQLQQQAVKDALRRAAEDPANYSIDPTAAVQAGDRVRKALALIAAERERLWQRAQRSARPGAPPDANYRPPAAEARERAGALQSLILQQANLALPTAAVTEALRMTPTAFMAVHDQVPGVVEHVMSSTRIASDGVEAAQGQVDGQIGRLKMPPEAVPTARTMARAALMPNLILDPGRIERLRQEAIRSVQPVMVVQHQVILRRGDVVTEEHVELLSDLGLLGRSGRFWSGLLGASVLLALLVGMMALYVARFHPKIARSTRMAALVASLALVAAVSARILEGLRWAPAGYLAPVAFSGMLATLLLDARLGAGLVSALSVLMGLLFGFSERHVLVSFVTGMTAVFNVHRLSQRSDLTRTGVVSGVAGLATLGALGLMQSDPDTVVASWAGLANGVLSSILALGLLPFVETLFGAISTVRLMELSNPNQPLLRRLLLEAPGTYHHSLMVGNLAEAAAEAVGGDPVLCRTGALYHDVGKVRRPYFFVENQFGDANPHERLMPSLSTLIIMSHVKDGVELARQAGLPEGVVDFIRTHHGTDLVRYFYMKAVQAEGAEKVNERDYRYPGPKPHTKETAIVMLADSVEASARSLTRPTPGRIEGLVRKVIRERLLDGQLDESTLTLQELNDIGSAFVKILTGIYHARIEYPELERQEEARRA, encoded by the coding sequence TTGCCCGCCGAACCCGGAGAGGGCCACGTGGCGCCGACCGTCTCCTGGATGCACGACCGGCGCTCGGACCTGGCGAGCCTCTGGAGACGGCTCTCGCACCTTCATACCGGGCAGCGCCTGCGGCGCCTCGACCATCCCTTGACGGTCGCAGTGGTGAGCTGGGCCGTGCTGGTCGCCTTGTTCGTGCCGGCGGTGACTCGCCCCGGGGTGCGGCTGGCGCCCGGCCAGGTGAGCCCGGTCGACATCGAGGCCCCCCGCACCATCGAAAACCGCTACCAGACGAGGCAGCTCCAGCAGCAGGCGGTCAAGGATGCGCTGCGGCGTGCCGCCGAGGACCCGGCCAACTACTCCATCGACCCCACCGCGGCCGTCCAGGCCGGTGACCGGGTGCGCAAGGCCCTCGCCCTCATCGCTGCCGAGCGGGAGCGCCTCTGGCAAAGGGCGCAGCGGTCGGCGCGCCCGGGTGCGCCGCCTGACGCCAACTACCGGCCGCCGGCGGCAGAGGCCCGGGAGCGGGCCGGGGCGCTGCAATCCCTGATCCTGCAGCAGGCCAACCTCGCGCTGCCCACGGCGGCGGTGACCGAGGCGCTGCGCATGACGCCCACCGCCTTCATGGCGGTGCACGATCAGGTGCCCGGGGTGGTGGAGCACGTCATGAGCTCCACCCGCATCGCCTCGGACGGGGTAGAGGCGGCGCAGGGCCAGGTCGATGGCCAGATCGGGCGGTTGAAGATGCCCCCCGAGGCGGTGCCGACGGCCCGGACCATGGCCCGGGCCGCGCTCATGCCCAACCTGATCCTGGACCCCGGCCGGATCGAGCGGCTCCGGCAGGAGGCCATCCGCAGCGTCCAGCCGGTCATGGTCGTACAGCACCAGGTCATCCTGCGCAGGGGCGACGTGGTGACCGAGGAGCACGTGGAACTGCTGTCCGACCTGGGGCTGTTGGGCCGTTCCGGGCGATTTTGGTCGGGCCTGTTGGGTGCGAGCGTGCTCCTGGCGCTGCTCGTCGGGATGATGGCGCTGTACGTCGCGCGGTTTCACCCCAAGATCGCCCGCTCGACCCGCATGGCCGCGCTCGTCGCATCCCTCGCCCTGGTGGCGGCCGTTTCCGCCCGGATCCTGGAGGGCTTGCGCTGGGCGCCCGCCGGGTACCTGGCGCCCGTCGCCTTTTCGGGGATGCTGGCCACTCTGCTGCTGGACGCCCGGCTGGGTGCGGGGCTCGTCTCGGCGCTCTCCGTGCTGATGGGGCTCCTCTTCGGTTTCAGCGAGCGCCACGTGCTGGTGAGCTTCGTCACGGGCATGACGGCGGTCTTCAACGTGCACCGTCTGAGCCAGCGCTCTGACCTGACCCGTACCGGCGTGGTCTCGGGCGTCGCGGGGCTGGCGACGTTGGGGGCGCTCGGGCTCATGCAATCGGACCCCGACACCGTCGTGGCCAGCTGGGCGGGGCTTGCCAACGGCGTGTTGAGCTCCATCCTGGCGCTGGGCCTGCTGCCGTTCGTGGAAACCCTGTTCGGGGCCATCTCCACCGTGCGGCTCATGGAGCTGTCCAACCCCAATCAGCCGCTGTTGCGACGGTTGCTCCTGGAGGCGCCGGGCACCTACCACCACAGCCTCATGGTGGGCAACCTGGCCGAGGCGGCGGCGGAGGCGGTGGGAGGCGACCCGGTGCTCTGCCGCACGGGCGCCCTGTACCATGACGTGGGCAAGGTGCGCAGGCCCTACTTCTTCGTGGAGAACCAGTTCGGCGACGCCAACCCCCACGAACGGCTGATGCCGAGCCTGAGCACCCTCATCATCATGTCCCACGTGAAAGACGGCGTAGAACTGGCCCGGCAGGCCGGGCTCCCGGAGGGCGTGGTCGACTTCATCCGCACGCACCACGGGACGGACCTGGTGCGTTACTTCTACATGAAGGCGGTCCAGGCCGAAGGAGCGGAGAAGGTCAACGAGCGGGACTACCGCTACCCGGGCCCGAAACCCCACACCAAGGAGACGGCCATCGTCATGCTGGCCGATTCGGTCGAGGCCTCTGCCCGATCGCTGACCCGGCCCACTCCAGGGAGGATCGAAGGGCTGGTGCGCAAGGTCATCCGCGAGCGCCTGCTGGACGGGCAACTCGACGAGAGTACCCTGACGCTGCAAGAGCTCAACGATATCGGCAGCGCCTTCGTCAAGATCCTGACGGGCATCTACCATGCCCGCATCGAGTATCCGGAGCTGGAGCGCCAGGAAGAGGCGCGCCGGGCATGA
- the queA gene encoding tRNA preQ1(34) S-adenosylmethionine ribosyltransferase-isomerase QueA yields the protein METSRFSYELPPALIAQRAAEPRDASRLLVLHGDGRTEHRVFRDVIEYLRPGDLLVVNDTRVMKARLFARRRPQGGRVELLLLRRAGGGPAGGPPTAPDRVERWHVLVKPGRRAPVGQWLEAGDGRLGVRVVERTGEGGRVVELSSQTQPVDTLLDELGALPLPPYIRVPLDDPERYQTVYARVAGSAAAPTAGLHFTPELLEKIRRAGVRIEPLTLHVGVGTFRPVRSERVEEHVMHEEFFTIPEETAEAILRTHEAGGRVWAVGTTVVRALESAAVGSHRVQAGPASTRLFIYPPYAFKVVDVLITNFHLPRSTLLMLVCAFGGTERVLAAYREAVALGYRFYSFGDAMLILP from the coding sequence ATGGAGACCAGCCGTTTCAGCTACGAGTTGCCTCCTGCCCTCATCGCCCAAAGGGCGGCCGAGCCGCGCGACGCGTCGCGTCTTCTGGTCTTGCACGGCGACGGGCGCACCGAGCACCGGGTCTTCCGCGACGTGATCGAGTACCTGCGGCCCGGTGACCTCTTGGTCGTCAATGACACCCGGGTGATGAAGGCCCGGCTTTTCGCGCGCCGGCGCCCCCAGGGGGGCCGGGTGGAGCTGCTGTTGTTACGCCGCGCCGGCGGGGGGCCTGCCGGGGGCCCGCCAACCGCGCCCGACCGCGTGGAGCGATGGCACGTGCTGGTCAAGCCCGGCCGGCGGGCGCCGGTCGGACAGTGGCTCGAGGCGGGGGATGGGCGCCTGGGCGTCCGGGTCGTGGAGCGGACCGGCGAGGGGGGCCGGGTGGTGGAGCTCTCCAGCCAGACCCAACCCGTCGACACGCTGCTGGACGAGCTGGGAGCCCTGCCCCTTCCTCCTTACATTCGAGTGCCCCTGGACGACCCCGAGCGCTATCAGACGGTCTACGCGAGGGTGGCGGGCTCGGCTGCCGCTCCCACCGCCGGGCTCCACTTCACCCCGGAGCTCCTGGAGAAAATCCGCCGGGCCGGCGTCCGCATCGAGCCCCTGACGCTGCACGTCGGCGTGGGGACCTTTCGACCGGTGCGATCCGAGCGCGTCGAGGAGCACGTGATGCACGAGGAGTTCTTCACCATCCCGGAGGAGACGGCCGAGGCGATCCTCCGCACCCACGAGGCGGGAGGCCGGGTCTGGGCCGTGGGCACCACGGTGGTGCGGGCGCTCGAGTCGGCGGCGGTCGGTTCGCATCGGGTGCAGGCCGGGCCGGCGTCGACCCGCCTCTTCATTTATCCGCCGTACGCCTTTAAAGTAGTAGACGTGCTGATCACCAACTTTCATCTGCCGAGGTCGACGTTGCTGATGCTGGTGTGTGCCTTCGGGGGCACCGAACGCGTGCTGGCCGCCTACCGGGAGGCGGTGGCGCTCGGCTATCGTTTCTACAGCTTCGGCGACGCCATGCTGATCCTGCCGTGA
- the ybeY gene encoding rRNA maturation RNase YbeY: MTTPRARGASRPWIVHVHNHQQAVAVHELIRRRLVHRAVGKVLEQHVGRARRPVEVSVALVDDETIQELNGRFRAIPKPTDVLSFRLEEEPDRVAGPPGEPVLLGEIVISAPRAEQQAREYGHSLEREMAYLAVHGCLHLLGYDHEDEASRKVMRAQEEAALEACGLGR, encoded by the coding sequence ATGACGACGCCGCGAGCGCGAGGGGCCTCCCGGCCCTGGATCGTGCACGTCCACAACCACCAGCAGGCCGTCGCGGTCCACGAGCTCATCCGCCGCCGCCTGGTCCACCGGGCGGTCGGCAAGGTGCTGGAGCAGCACGTCGGGCGGGCCCGCCGGCCGGTGGAGGTCAGCGTGGCCCTGGTGGACGACGAGACGATCCAGGAGCTCAACGGGCGGTTCCGGGCCATCCCGAAGCCGACGGACGTACTCTCCTTTCGCCTGGAGGAGGAGCCGGACCGGGTGGCCGGCCCCCCGGGCGAGCCGGTACTGCTGGGCGAGATCGTCATCAGCGCTCCGCGGGCGGAGCAGCAGGCTCGGGAGTACGGGCACTCGCTGGAGCGGGAAATGGCGTATCTCGCGGTACACGGCTGCCTGCACCTGCTCGGCTATGACCATGAGGACGAGGCATCCCGGAAGGTGATGCGGGCGCAAGAGGAGGCCGCACTCGAAGCGTGCGGCCTGGGCCGGTGA
- a CDS encoding YabP/YqfC family sporulation protein, translating into MVNRWAGRAARALDIPADVFGESRVSIVGTRRLLVENHRGLVHFSTGEIVVRVPSGQLVVRGRGLVIGAIQPDWLRVDGKIEQVVLTGGAWHGTDRADG; encoded by the coding sequence ATGGTCAACCGCTGGGCCGGGCGCGCGGCCCGGGCCCTGGATATCCCGGCAGACGTCTTCGGCGAGAGCCGGGTCTCCATCGTAGGGACCCGGCGGCTGCTGGTGGAGAACCACCGGGGCCTGGTGCACTTCTCCACGGGGGAGATCGTGGTGCGGGTCCCTTCGGGGCAGCTGGTGGTACGCGGGCGCGGGCTGGTCATCGGCGCCATCCAGCCCGACTGGCTGCGCGTCGACGGGAAGATCGAGCAGGTCGTGCTCACCGGCGGCGCATGGCACGGGACGGACCGGGCCGATGGGTGA
- a CDS encoding cytidine deaminase — MTPEQEEALVRRAWEVRERAYAPYSGFRVGAALLTGDGQIFTGCNVENAVYGATLCAERTAVGQAVAAGQRDLVAIAVVAATDALTTPCGICRQVLAEFGPRMAVVVDNGKERRRYGLDELLPDAFSRSHLEDAAGRQVSFTGP; from the coding sequence TTGACGCCTGAACAGGAAGAGGCCCTGGTGCGCCGGGCCTGGGAGGTCCGGGAACGGGCCTATGCGCCGTACAGCGGCTTCCGGGTGGGGGCTGCGCTCCTCACGGGCGACGGGCAGATCTTCACGGGGTGCAACGTCGAAAACGCCGTCTACGGAGCCACGTTGTGCGCGGAGCGGACGGCGGTCGGACAGGCGGTGGCGGCCGGGCAGCGGGACCTGGTGGCCATCGCCGTCGTCGCCGCGACCGACGCCCTCACCACGCCGTGCGGGATTTGCCGCCAGGTGCTGGCGGAGTTCGGCCCCCGGATGGCGGTGGTCGTGGACAACGGGAAAGAGCGCCGGCGGTATGGGCTCGACGAGCTGCTGCCCGACGCCTTTTCCCGTTCCCACCTGGAGGATGCCGCGGGGCGGCAGGTATCTTTCACCGGCCCGTGA
- a CDS encoding diacylglycerol kinase, translating into MRPGPVSAVAFPEGQGPAPRRARSVAESFRFATAGLVHALRTQRNLRIHFLLALLVMVLALAVRLSRLELAVLVLTVAVVLVAELVNTAVEAAVDLFSPQLHDLARIAKNVAAGAVMVSAIGAVVVGILLFYQPLMAVLAHPSAVPARHSQSYLTLVGTSLTLLFTWAGKSWLTRPVRLAGGMPSGHSAVAWALATAIYLAGAGPWLSLIGAVLAGLVAESRLEAGLHDVWEVAAGAALGVGVMAGVFLLLG; encoded by the coding sequence GTGCGGCCTGGGCCGGTGAGCGCCGTGGCGTTTCCTGAGGGGCAGGGCCCCGCCCCCCGGCGCGCCCGCAGCGTGGCCGAGAGCTTCCGGTTTGCCACCGCCGGGCTGGTGCACGCGCTGCGCACCCAGCGTAACCTGCGCATCCATTTCCTGCTGGCCCTTCTCGTCATGGTGCTGGCGCTGGCGGTCCGGCTGAGCCGGCTGGAGCTTGCGGTCCTGGTGCTGACCGTCGCGGTCGTGCTGGTGGCAGAGCTGGTCAATACCGCCGTCGAGGCCGCGGTGGACCTCTTCTCGCCGCAGTTGCACGACCTGGCCCGCATCGCCAAGAACGTGGCGGCCGGAGCGGTCATGGTCAGCGCCATCGGGGCGGTCGTGGTGGGCATCCTGCTCTTCTATCAGCCGCTGATGGCGGTGCTGGCTCACCCCTCGGCCGTGCCGGCGCGCCATTCGCAAAGTTACCTGACCCTGGTCGGGACCAGCCTGACGCTGTTGTTCACCTGGGCGGGCAAGAGCTGGCTCACCCGCCCGGTGCGTTTAGCCGGCGGCATGCCGAGCGGCCACTCGGCGGTGGCGTGGGCGCTGGCGACGGCCATCTACCTTGCCGGCGCCGGCCCCTGGCTGAGCTTGATAGGGGCGGTTCTGGCGGGCCTGGTGGCGGAAAGCCGCCTGGAGGCGGGGCTGCACGATGTCTGGGAAGTCGCCGCCGGGGCCGCCCTGGGCGTCGGCGTGATGGCGGGCGTCTTCTTGCTGCTGGGATGA
- the sigI gene encoding RNA polymerase sigma-I factor, with amino-acid sequence MTERSVAQGTEQARAAAAAPSQVHELVRQAQEGDRAARERLLETYRPFVMRAAASVAGRFVRVGQDDEASVAMMAFDEAISAYKRQGGSSFFSFAEMVIRRRLIDHFRHESSSQRLEVPLSGLVCETEDGELDDPLLQVEAREAQRQFEEAILAQERREEIGRLSGMLHGMGIRFQDLVEQSPHHRDARERALQVALSIVQRPDLAEQVRQRGNLPLKDLEGLVGVSRKTLERQRKYIIALVLILSGDFPHLKEYLRH; translated from the coding sequence GTGACAGAGAGGTCCGTTGCACAGGGGACGGAACAGGCCCGGGCGGCCGCCGCGGCGCCGAGCCAGGTGCACGAGCTGGTGCGCCAGGCGCAGGAGGGCGATCGGGCCGCCCGGGAGCGCCTGCTCGAGACGTACCGGCCGTTCGTCATGCGGGCCGCCGCGTCGGTGGCAGGGCGGTTCGTACGCGTGGGCCAGGACGACGAGGCGTCCGTGGCCATGATGGCCTTCGACGAGGCGATCAGCGCGTACAAGCGGCAGGGCGGCAGCAGTTTCTTCTCCTTCGCCGAGATGGTGATCCGGCGGCGGCTCATCGACCATTTCCGCCACGAGTCTTCGAGCCAGCGCCTGGAGGTGCCCTTGAGCGGGCTCGTCTGCGAGACGGAGGACGGCGAGCTCGACGATCCACTGCTCCAGGTGGAGGCCCGTGAGGCGCAGCGGCAGTTCGAGGAAGCGATCCTGGCGCAGGAGAGGCGGGAAGAGATCGGCAGGCTGTCGGGGATGCTCCACGGGATGGGTATCCGGTTCCAGGATCTGGTTGAGCAGTCGCCCCATCACCGGGACGCGCGGGAGCGGGCCCTCCAGGTCGCCCTTTCCATCGTCCAGCGTCCGGATCTCGCCGAGCAGGTACGCCAGAGGGGCAATCTTCCATTGAAGGATCTCGAAGGCCTGGTCGGCGTGAGCCGTAAGACCCTCGAGCGGCAGCGAAAGTATATTATTGCGTTGGTGCTGATCCTGAGCGGCGATTTCCCACATCTGAAGGAGTATTTGCGGCACTGA
- the tgt gene encoding tRNA guanosine(34) transglycosylase Tgt produces MSSAFRVDFRDRSTRARLGRLETPHGRVETPVFMPVGTQGTVKGLAPRELEEIGISMLLANTYHLMLRPGAEVVRSAGGLHRFMGWEHPILTDSGGFQVFSLAELRRVTDEGVAFRSHLDGSPQLLTPERSMEVQWALGSDVAVVLDELVGFGADRQQVERAVERTASWARRSKAAWEKLGGRGAGGRLLFGIVQGGVYPDLRRRSLELTLPIAPDGLAIGGLSVGEPKAAMYEVLADLEPQLPEELPRYVMGVGSPDVLVEAVALGYDMFDCVLPTRLARHGAIWTSEGRVIIRDAPFATDLRPLDEQCDCYACRYFSRAYVRHLFKAGEMLGMRLASVHNLRFLTRLMESIRQAVREGRLRELREAIRQKYGTQTKEGET; encoded by the coding sequence GTGAGCTCAGCCTTTCGGGTAGACTTTCGCGACCGGTCGACCCGGGCCCGCCTCGGTCGCCTCGAGACGCCCCACGGGCGGGTTGAAACGCCCGTCTTCATGCCCGTGGGCACCCAGGGGACGGTCAAGGGCCTCGCGCCGCGCGAGCTCGAGGAGATCGGCATCTCCATGCTTCTGGCCAACACGTACCACCTCATGTTGCGCCCGGGAGCCGAGGTCGTCCGTTCCGCCGGGGGTCTCCACCGGTTCATGGGGTGGGAGCATCCCATCCTTACCGACAGCGGCGGGTTCCAGGTGTTCAGCCTGGCGGAGCTGCGCCGGGTGACGGACGAGGGGGTCGCTTTCCGCTCCCATCTGGACGGCTCGCCGCAGCTGCTCACGCCGGAACGGTCCATGGAGGTGCAGTGGGCCCTCGGCTCCGACGTGGCGGTGGTCCTCGACGAACTCGTCGGATTCGGGGCCGATCGTCAACAGGTGGAACGAGCCGTAGAGCGAACCGCTTCCTGGGCCCGGCGCAGCAAGGCGGCCTGGGAGAAGCTGGGCGGGCGGGGAGCCGGCGGGCGGCTGCTCTTCGGGATCGTGCAGGGGGGCGTGTACCCGGATCTGCGGCGGCGCAGCCTGGAGCTCACCCTGCCCATCGCTCCCGACGGGCTCGCCATCGGCGGTTTGAGCGTCGGTGAGCCCAAGGCGGCCATGTACGAGGTGCTGGCGGACCTCGAGCCGCAGCTGCCGGAGGAGCTCCCGCGGTACGTCATGGGGGTGGGCTCTCCGGACGTGCTGGTGGAGGCGGTCGCGCTGGGGTACGACATGTTCGACTGCGTGTTGCCGACGCGCCTGGCCCGCCACGGGGCAATCTGGACGTCGGAGGGCCGGGTGATCATCCGGGACGCGCCGTTTGCCACCGACCTTCGACCGCTCGACGAGCAGTGCGACTGCTATGCGTGCCGGTACTTCTCCCGGGCGTACGTCCGGCACCTGTTCAAGGCCGGCGAGATGCTGGGCATGCGCCTGGCTTCCGTGCACAACTTGCGGTTCTTGACGCGGCTCATGGAGAGCATCCGGCAGGCCGTCCGGGAAGGCCGGCTGCGGGAGCTCCGGGAGGCGATCCGGCAAAAGTACGGCACCCAGACGAAGGAAGGGGAGACCTGA
- a CDS encoding sporulation protein YqfD — protein sequence MGEWLSGYVVIRASGEGLAGFVNLASRAGVELYRARRVGRHVLVATVAARDFRRLRAPARQSGVRVRLIRRGGLPFVAARIAASPGLIAGFAVAAVLVAALSARVWVVDVQGVSGRLLEQLQEVLSRSGLRPGVLKHRVETRQLEQELLEAMPQLAWTRVQIVGSVARVEVRPRRDEQRLFMAPGDVVAAMDGLVVQVIPGAGWPVVRQGDVVRRGQVLITGQPPAGVDPASARPVRATGVVYARVWSEAVAEQPLEMRIDTPTGRRATGWLVRVGPWHLRLGAIDPPFRRFQSEIAHHRLPRPLDWMPVAWDRVAYDEMRSHAVALDRQQARRIAQEQALERALARLGASPEILRQTVTTQEQELSRGVVVVRSRAIVEAVQQIGQFVPSEGR from the coding sequence ATGGGTGAATGGCTGTCGGGGTACGTCGTGATCCGGGCCAGCGGCGAGGGGCTGGCCGGGTTCGTCAACCTCGCGAGCCGGGCCGGGGTAGAGTTGTACCGGGCCCGCCGGGTGGGTCGCCACGTGCTGGTGGCGACCGTGGCGGCCCGGGATTTCCGCCGGCTGCGGGCCCCCGCCCGGCAAAGCGGGGTACGGGTGCGGCTCATCCGGCGAGGAGGGCTCCCCTTCGTCGCGGCGCGCATCGCCGCCAGTCCTGGCCTGATCGCCGGCTTCGCGGTGGCGGCCGTCCTGGTGGCAGCCCTGAGCGCCCGCGTCTGGGTGGTGGACGTGCAGGGGGTTTCCGGGCGGCTGTTGGAGCAGCTGCAGGAAGTGTTGAGCCGATCGGGCTTGCGGCCCGGCGTCCTCAAGCACCGCGTCGAGACCCGCCAGCTGGAGCAGGAACTGCTGGAGGCGATGCCGCAGCTCGCCTGGACCCGGGTCCAGATCGTCGGGAGCGTGGCGCGGGTCGAGGTCCGTCCGCGGCGAGACGAACAGCGTCTGTTCATGGCTCCCGGTGACGTGGTGGCCGCGATGGACGGCCTGGTGGTCCAGGTCATCCCCGGAGCGGGGTGGCCCGTGGTGCGGCAGGGCGACGTGGTGCGCCGCGGGCAGGTGCTCATCACCGGGCAGCCGCCGGCCGGGGTCGACCCGGCTTCCGCCAGGCCGGTGAGGGCGACCGGGGTGGTGTACGCCCGGGTCTGGTCCGAGGCGGTCGCCGAGCAGCCCCTCGAGATGCGCATCGACACCCCGACCGGGCGGCGGGCGACGGGCTGGCTCGTGCGGGTGGGCCCGTGGCACCTCCGGTTGGGGGCGATCGACCCGCCGTTCCGGCGGTTCCAGAGCGAGATCGCGCACCATCGCCTGCCGCGGCCGCTGGACTGGATGCCGGTCGCGTGGGACCGGGTCGCTTACGACGAAATGCGATCCCACGCCGTCGCCCTCGACAGGCAGCAGGCCCGGCGGATCGCGCAAGAGCAGGCGCTCGAACGGGCGCTGGCCCGGCTCGGGGCGTCTCCCGAGATTCTGAGGCAAACGGTGACGACCCAGGAGCAGGAACTGAGCCGGGGGGTGGTCGTGGTCCGAAGCCGGGCGATCGTGGAGGCCGTCCAGCAAATCGGCCAGTTCGTACCTTCCGAGGGGCGCTGA
- the pruA gene encoding L-glutamate gamma-semialdehyde dehydrogenase has translation MVGSFRNEPFVDFSVPENRRAMEEAVARVRSSLGRHYPLVIGGDSVTTREEIVSTNPARPAEIVGYVSKADPELADRAIRSAYEAFGRWSRYSPDARARVLLRAAAIMRRRRLELNAWQVLEVGKTWVEADVETAEAIDFLEYYAREMMRLGAPQPLTPLPGEENEQRYIPLGVVVVIPPWNFPLSILTGMTSAALVAGNTVVLKPSSLSPVIGAKVADILFEAGIPEGVLNFTPGSGGAVGDVLVSHPLTRMIAFTGSKEVGLRINELAARTAPGQKWIKRVIAEMGGKNAVIVDESADLPAAAQAIVTSAFGFQGQKCSAGSRAILLDAVHDRVLEMIVERTKALRIGDPALYETQVGPVVDLSQFKKVLEYIDVGRREGRLVAGGRPFGESAERPEQAGYFIEPTVFVDVQPQARIAQEEIFGPVLAVIRARDFDHALEIANGTEYGLTGSVYARDRAKLEKARHEFHVGNLYFNRKCTGALVGVHPFGGFNMSGTDSKAGGPDYLLLFTQAKAISEVL, from the coding sequence ATGGTCGGGTCGTTCCGCAACGAGCCCTTCGTCGACTTCTCCGTACCCGAAAACCGGCGGGCCATGGAAGAGGCCGTCGCCCGGGTCCGATCCAGCCTGGGTCGCCACTATCCGCTGGTGATTGGCGGCGACTCCGTCACCACCCGCGAGGAGATCGTCTCGACCAACCCGGCCCGCCCGGCCGAGATTGTCGGATATGTTTCGAAGGCGGACCCGGAGCTGGCCGATCGCGCCATCCGGTCCGCCTACGAGGCCTTTGGGCGCTGGAGCCGGTACAGCCCCGACGCCAGGGCCCGGGTGCTGTTGCGCGCGGCGGCCATCATGCGGCGGCGCCGGCTGGAGCTCAACGCCTGGCAGGTCCTGGAGGTCGGCAAGACGTGGGTGGAGGCCGACGTGGAGACGGCCGAGGCCATCGACTTCCTGGAGTACTACGCCCGCGAGATGATGCGCCTGGGAGCGCCCCAGCCCCTCACCCCGCTTCCCGGCGAGGAGAACGAGCAGCGCTACATCCCGCTCGGCGTGGTCGTGGTCATCCCGCCGTGGAACTTCCCGCTCTCCATCCTGACCGGCATGACCTCCGCCGCCCTGGTCGCCGGCAACACGGTGGTGCTCAAGCCGTCCAGCCTGTCGCCCGTGATCGGCGCCAAGGTGGCGGACATCCTCTTCGAGGCCGGCATCCCGGAGGGCGTCCTCAACTTCACGCCGGGAAGCGGCGGCGCCGTGGGCGACGTCCTGGTGAGCCACCCGCTGACCCGGATGATCGCCTTTACCGGGTCCAAGGAAGTGGGGTTGCGGATCAACGAACTGGCGGCTCGTACCGCGCCCGGTCAGAAGTGGATCAAGCGGGTCATCGCCGAGATGGGCGGGAAGAACGCGGTGATCGTCGACGAAAGCGCCGACCTCCCGGCGGCCGCGCAGGCGATCGTGACCTCCGCGTTCGGCTTCCAGGGACAGAAGTGCTCGGCCGGATCCCGGGCCATCCTGCTCGATGCCGTCCACGACCGGGTACTCGAGATGATCGTCGAGCGTACCAAAGCGCTTCGCATCGGCGATCCGGCGCTCTACGAGACCCAGGTCGGGCCGGTGGTCGACCTGTCCCAGTTCAAGAAGGTGCTGGAGTACATCGACGTCGGCCGGCGCGAGGGCAGGCTCGTGGCCGGAGGCCGGCCGTTCGGCGAGTCTGCCGAGCGTCCGGAGCAGGCCGGGTACTTCATCGAGCCGACCGTCTTCGTGGACGTGCAGCCCCAGGCCCGCATCGCCCAGGAGGAGATCTTCGGCCCGGTGCTGGCGGTCATCCGGGCGAGAGACTTCGATCACGCTCTCGAGATCGCCAACGGCACCGAGTACGGGCTGACCGGGTCGGTCTATGCCCGGGACCGGGCCAAGCTGGAGAAGGCGCGCCACGAGTTTCACGTGGGCAATCTCTACTTCAACCGCAAGTGCACGGGAGCCCTGGTAGGCGTTCACCCCTTCGGGGGCTTCAACATGTCGGGCACCGACTCCAAGGCCGGCGGGCCGGACTACCTGCTGCTGTTCACCCAGGCGAAGGCCATCTCCGAGGTCCTCTGA